A genome region from Engraulis encrasicolus isolate BLACKSEA-1 chromosome 6, IST_EnEncr_1.0, whole genome shotgun sequence includes the following:
- the slc35a3a gene encoding solute carrier family 35 member A3a isoform X1 has product MAIRRVSLLENPESGTESCQPEKMASGSARLKYLSLGVLVFQTTSLVLTMRYSRTLQGDGPRYLASSAVVTAELLKIIACVMLVFKEHSYSMRALNSLLRQEIVQKPVETLKLAIPSGIYTLQNNLLYVALSNLDAATYQVTYQLKILTTALFSVSMLGRKLGVYQWLSLLILMGGVALVQWPSESPAESKQEQEASSGSPLVGLVAVLVACCSSGFAGVYFEKILKESKQSVWVRNIQLGMFGLVFGLMGMLVYDGERVREHGMFQGYNTITCVVVALQALGGLVIAAVIKYADNILKGFATSLSIILSTLISYFWLEDFVPTSVFFMGAVLVIVATFLYGYEGKPASNPSRA; this is encoded by the exons ATGGCTATTAG ACGGGTATCCCTCTTAGAAAACCCTGAAAGTGGAACCGAATCCTGCCAACCTGAAAAGATGGCTTCGGGCTCTGCGCGCCTGAAGTACCTGTCTCTAGGTGTGCTGGTCTTCCAGACTACGTCGCTGGTGCTGACCATGCGCTACTCCCGCACTCTGCAAGGGGATGGACCGCGATACCTGGCCTCCTCCGCCGTGGTGACTGCTGAACTGCTGAAAATCATCGCTTGTGTCATGCTGGTCTTCAAAGAGCACA gttACAGTATGCGTGCCCTGAACAGTCTGTTGAGGCAGGAGATTGTCCAGAAGCCAGTGGAGACCCTGAAGCTGGCCATCCCCTCTGGCATCTACACGCTACAGAACAACCTGCTCTATGTGGCCCTCTCCAACCTGGACGCCGCCACCTATCAG gtGACGTATCAGCTGAAGATCCTGACCACGGCTCTGTTCTCAGTGTCCATGCTGGGCCGTAAGCTGGGCGTGTACCAGTGGCTGTCCCTGCTCATCCTCATGGGAGGGGTGGCACTAGTGCAG TGGCCAAGTGAGTCCCCAGCGGAGAGCAAGCAGGAGCAGGAGGCGTCGTCGGGGTCCCCCCTGGTGGGCCTGGTGGCCGTGCTGGTGGCCTGCTGCTCCAGTGGCTTCGCGGGGGTCTACTTCGAGAAGATCCTCAAGGAGAGCAAGCAGAGCGTCTGGGTCAGGAACATCCAGCTCG GGATGTTTGGTCTGGTGTTTGGCTTGATGGGCATGCTGGTGTATGATGGTGAGCGGGTGAGGGAGCATGGGATGTTCCAGGGCTACAACACCATCACCTGCGTTGTGGTGGCTCTGCAG gCTCTCGGGGGACTGGTAATAGCTGCTGTAATCAAATATGCAGACAACATCTTAAAGGGTTTCGCCACCTCGCTCTCAATCATCCTCTCCACACTCATCTCCTACTTCTGGCTGGAGGACTTTGTGCCCACCAg tgtCTTCTTCATGGGAGCCGTGCTGGTGATCGTGGCTACCTTCTTGTATGGCTATGAGGGTAAGCCTGCCTCCAACCCCAGCAGGGCATGA
- the slc35a3a gene encoding solute carrier family 35 member A3a isoform X2 — MASGSARLKYLSLGVLVFQTTSLVLTMRYSRTLQGDGPRYLASSAVVTAELLKIIACVMLVFKEHSYSMRALNSLLRQEIVQKPVETLKLAIPSGIYTLQNNLLYVALSNLDAATYQVTYQLKILTTALFSVSMLGRKLGVYQWLSLLILMGGVALVQWPSESPAESKQEQEASSGSPLVGLVAVLVACCSSGFAGVYFEKILKESKQSVWVRNIQLGMFGLVFGLMGMLVYDGERVREHGMFQGYNTITCVVVALQALGGLVIAAVIKYADNILKGFATSLSIILSTLISYFWLEDFVPTSVFFMGAVLVIVATFLYGYEGKPASNPSRA; from the exons ATGGCTTCGGGCTCTGCGCGCCTGAAGTACCTGTCTCTAGGTGTGCTGGTCTTCCAGACTACGTCGCTGGTGCTGACCATGCGCTACTCCCGCACTCTGCAAGGGGATGGACCGCGATACCTGGCCTCCTCCGCCGTGGTGACTGCTGAACTGCTGAAAATCATCGCTTGTGTCATGCTGGTCTTCAAAGAGCACA gttACAGTATGCGTGCCCTGAACAGTCTGTTGAGGCAGGAGATTGTCCAGAAGCCAGTGGAGACCCTGAAGCTGGCCATCCCCTCTGGCATCTACACGCTACAGAACAACCTGCTCTATGTGGCCCTCTCCAACCTGGACGCCGCCACCTATCAG gtGACGTATCAGCTGAAGATCCTGACCACGGCTCTGTTCTCAGTGTCCATGCTGGGCCGTAAGCTGGGCGTGTACCAGTGGCTGTCCCTGCTCATCCTCATGGGAGGGGTGGCACTAGTGCAG TGGCCAAGTGAGTCCCCAGCGGAGAGCAAGCAGGAGCAGGAGGCGTCGTCGGGGTCCCCCCTGGTGGGCCTGGTGGCCGTGCTGGTGGCCTGCTGCTCCAGTGGCTTCGCGGGGGTCTACTTCGAGAAGATCCTCAAGGAGAGCAAGCAGAGCGTCTGGGTCAGGAACATCCAGCTCG GGATGTTTGGTCTGGTGTTTGGCTTGATGGGCATGCTGGTGTATGATGGTGAGCGGGTGAGGGAGCATGGGATGTTCCAGGGCTACAACACCATCACCTGCGTTGTGGTGGCTCTGCAG gCTCTCGGGGGACTGGTAATAGCTGCTGTAATCAAATATGCAGACAACATCTTAAAGGGTTTCGCCACCTCGCTCTCAATCATCCTCTCCACACTCATCTCCTACTTCTGGCTGGAGGACTTTGTGCCCACCAg tgtCTTCTTCATGGGAGCCGTGCTGGTGATCGTGGCTACCTTCTTGTATGGCTATGAGGGTAAGCCTGCCTCCAACCCCAGCAGGGCATGA